The genome window GCTCGATTCTTCACCACTACCTGTTCTACTTTGGCCGGAATCTTGACCACTGCCACCTGTTCTACCTTGGCCCGATTGTTGACCACAACCAGTTCCATATTGACCTGATTCGTGACTGCCGCCTGTTCCACCTTGGCCCGACTCTTGATTACCAACAAATTTGCCTTGGCCCGACTCTTGACCACCACCTGTTCCACCTTGGCCCGACTCTTCACCAGCAACGGATTTACCTTGGCCCGTCTCTTGACAACCACCTGTTCCACCTTGGCCTGACTCTTGACCACCGCATGTTCCACCTTGGCCCGACTCTTGACCAGCAACATATTTGCCTTGGCCCGACTCTTGACCACCACCTGCTACATTTTGGCCCGATTCTTTACTGCCACCTATTCCACCTTGGCCTGGCTGTTGACCACCCTCTCCTCCATCTGGGCCCGATTCTTGACCACCAACAGATTTGCCATGACCCGACTCTTGACCATCGCGTGCTCCACCTTTGCCCGATTTTTCACCGTCACATGCTCCACCTTGGTCCGATTCTTCATCGCCACCAGCTCCGCCTTGGCCCGACTGTCGACTACATCCAGTTTCATCTTGACCCGATTCTTGATCACCAAAAGATTTGCCTTGGCCGGATTCTTTATCAACACATGCTCTACCTTGGCCCGATTCTTCACTGTAACTTGTTCCACCTTGACTCGATTCTTGACCACCACTGCCTGTTCCACCTTGGCCCGAATGTAGACCACCACCAGCTCCATCTTGACTCGATTCTTGACCGCCATATTCTCCACCTTGTCCCGGCTCTTGACCACCACCTGCTCTATCTTGACCTGACTCTTGAACACCATCTGTTTGACCTTGGCTCGATTCTTCACCACTACCTGTTCTACTTTGGCCGGAATCTTGACCACTGCCACCTGTTCCACCTTGGCCCAATTCTTCACCGCCACGTGCTGTACCATGACCCGACTGTTGGCCACTTTCAGATTTACCTTGATCCGATTTTTCTCCACCATCTGTTCCACTTTGGCCGGAATATTGACCACCACCAGCTCCACCTTGTTCCGACTCTTGATCAACACCTGTTCCACCTTGGCCCGGCTCTTGACCACCAACAAAGTTATTTTGACCCACTTCTACACCACCACCTTCTTCACCTTGGCCCGACTGTTGACTACAACCAGTGCCACCTTGACCAAACTTTTGACCACCATCAGCTCTACCTGAATCCGATTCTTGAACACCATTACTCTCGCCTTGGACCGATTCCTCAACATGACAAACTCCGCCTTGGCCTGGTTCTAGTCTACCACCATTCTCACTTTGTAACAATTCTTGACTATCACCATCTCCACCTTGGCCCGAATCGGGACCACCACCAGCTTTACCTTGGCCCGATTCTTGACCACCACCAGCTCCACCTTGGTCCGATTCTTGACCACAACCAGCTCCATCTTGACCCGACTGTTGACTACAATCTGCTCTACCTTGGCCCGATTCTTGACCACTACTTACTCCACCTGAACCCGATTCTTGGCCACCACCAGTTACGTCTTGGTTCAATTCTTGACCTCCACCAGCTCTACCTAAATCAAGTTCTTGAACACCATTAGTCTCGCCTTGATCCGATTTCATTCTGCCACCATCTTCACTGTGTAACAATTCcatgtcaccacctgcttcgcCTTGGCCCGATTCTTGATCTTCGTCATTTCTGCTTCGATCTGATGATTCATCAGCAGCAACTTCTCCTTTGTCTTTACCTAGCTCGTTATATCCAGATCCGCCCAGATTCAGTTCGTGATCATCTGAGGCGTGTTTGTCAACTTCCTTAGCATCAGTTCCACCGTGGTCATTAAATTGACCAACACCCGATATTTCTTCGCCATTATTTTCGCTTTGACCTGATTTCAAGTCATTGCGTCCATATGGGTCTAATTCTTGCCCATCAACCTGGCCTTTGCCTGAGTGTGTGCCAGTAGTTCCGCTTTCACTCATTTTTTGCCCACTATCAGTTCCTCCATTATATGATTCCTTGTCGACACCTGTCCTGTCTTGGCAAGAATGTTGACTTCCAGTCCTCGCTATTTCCGATTCTTGGCAACCAAGATCACCATCTTGATCCACTTCATGATCACAAACATTACATCCCTCTCCTGTATCACCAACTTCATGCTGACTTGATTCTGTACTATCAATGTCCTGGTTGTCCGATAtcttattatcaatattattcAAACCTTTGCCATTGACACCCCGCGCTTCTTCTTCGTTACTTCCAGCACTTTCTAAATCTGATTCTCCAATTAAATTATCACACAATCCACTCTTATGTTTTTGCACATTGTCACCGACCAATTCCTTTGGGTTTTCGGTTTTATTTGCGTTAATTTCTTGAGCTCTCGTCGCGGCGTCATTTCCGTCGCGTGATACACTGGAAGTCCCAATACTTATTCCTGAATCACTTGCGAAATGTGAAAGCGCCGAGAAAAACACGGCTAGGTCATCCATCGATATGTGTGAGTGGTTTGATACAACTGGTGATGCTTCGGCTTGGtttttgtctgtattgtctggACAGGGGCCGTCCGTTTTCGCCTCGTTAACGTCACCTGTGACCAAGTCAATGACAGACGACTGATCTGTGTCAGTATCGGATCCCGTATCACTAGCTTTTCTTTTATTCATTTCCATCaaattactgtaaacaaaatCATAACAATGGAATAATACAAATCGCTTGATACTTGTTTTAAATATCTCCCTCTCTCCTTAAGgttcaaagaaagaaagaaagaaagaaagaaagaaagaaagaaagaaagaaaagaaagaaagaaagaaagaaagaaagaaagaaagaaagaaagaaagaaagaaagagacgGACACTCACGAatgtaaaagataaaatatagtCGTTATTCACGTCCCACTGTTTGATAGACTGAATATCAGCTTCGGAAAACAAGTAGAAACAAGGATCTGTGTGATATAAGAAGcagttttatattgttttcagaatgTTGTTAAGTGTATCTTAATTTCTCTGCTAATGTTGTTACTGGGTTATTAGCTTAAAAATCATCATTGCTTTCTTGCTTGCTTGGAAACACATTCGCTGCAGTTAACCTTACATCTGTAGAGAGATACCATCGATCATTTCCCGTACAATCGACAAGATGTTCTTCATATCAGCAGCCATTTTTTCCTGTTCTTGTTCTAACGTCGTCTCCGGAGACAAACCGCCAGTGTCCTTCACTTGTTGGAATAGTCCAGACAGTCGGCTTAGCGATTCAACAGGGGTCGTCTACAAGTAATATACAGGTATAAGGGATGAAGGGAGGTTATGTTAGCATTTCGTTATCTACTTTTGGatacattttatctttatgtACGTATAACCTATGAAATAATCAATTTACGTACTATGTACAAATATCTTGAAATCAGTAATGGGCGTAAAATAGGATtgcacatatacatgtaacgcCAGTTCCCTAAAATCATGACTGAACGATCTTATAAAAACGGATCAATGAACGTTCTTTGATAAAGCatagaaataattatatttttattttttcgttTAGCTTTGAATTTCGTTGCAAATctataaagaaaagaaaataaacacatCCAATATCTTGCGATATTTCATCATTGCTAAACTGTTTTATCAATCTTCCGCTTCGAAGGTACATCTAATATATTCGCACTGATCGTACCTCAAGAATGAGATGTATAACAGGGCGAGTGTGTACAATGCACCAATGCATCTTATCAGAAATTAAAGTCCATATACAGATAAGTAGTAACTAAATaaaggttcattgtttatttatgcCGAATAattcaacattaacacagtgaCATTTAACAGTACAATAGGATTTGTTTCTACGAAGCAGTCGGGGTCACACAAGGACGATAAAAACTATTGAGTATAAATGGTTCATTGATTTACATAAAAACAGTAGAATGATATATCCATTGTTTCATTGAGCTGTAATGACTAGTATGGTGAAGTGCAGTGAGTAAAATTCCACTGGTTTTGTTTGAATTCCTTAAcagaataaaatatgtatatatacatgtcgatggttttgttttattttcctaatataatatataaatgcgtATGCGTGCCGATGGATAAAAGCGCTCCTATGAGGTCGCAGGCCTGCGTGAATGTGGGTACATTcagggagagggcttatatagatatagcctgctgcccaatccctaTTAAATCGAATGATTTAATAAAGTATTTTGAAATGAGATGTGGGTGCAAAATCATCCAAATATCATGGAATTGAAGATTTACTCTGTGTGTGccttaaatttataaataatatttttttcgctACTGAGTACAGGATTTCTGCGTATGATTTCGATAAGAGCATTATCGGTGTATAAAGTCTGTAAGTgttcctttgtttgtttgtttgggtttttttcaatcAAGGGTGGTCTCGATTTGATGTCGGGAGAAAACCGTAGTATTCCGAGAAAAAGAAATCATCCACCGCGATCAACGCCTGTATGTATGACTCCGACTATTGTTAAGTTTCATTCCCCATGCCTCGGTTACATTTGAGGTAAGCTACATCTCGCAGCtcttctttaaatattttagctaCTGAATATTCGGGAAATACAATAAACGCCAAAATCCATTGTCCAGTATTACCTTAGTGCATTCTTACCCTGGGTTGGGCGTCTGTATATACAGATCCCCTGTCTCTTCCCGAGAACTGCAGTTTCGCCAGTTCATCTTCTGACTCAAATTTCTCCTTTTTATCGACCGTGTTGACAACGGCTCGTTTTGAGTTGTTCTCGTCGGACAGAAAATTGCGAGTGATTTCTTTTTCTAATGTCATAAACTTAGCACGAACATCTAcaaaaaaatagtttgaaatataacaaattgTTAAACAGTGTTTCCTTTAGTGTTCAGGCAATTGAGGCAACTTTAAAGCAACAAAGTTAACCATAATGTACAAGGACAAAATTAACTGTTCATTCGTTGTCGCAGACAAAGCCTTCTACATATTctagaggtggatataacgacagtgatagtaaccccctAGATATCGAGGATGCCGTGATATTTCTTTGTTCCAAATAAACACctcaaaattgtatatttatatacccTTCACCCTCATTTCTATTTTTGAAATAGGCAAGAACATGGTAGACCCTAGAACTGCAATGTCATATATTGTTATTCTATTTCCATCTACTCACCTTCTAACAatgccttggtagtgtggattTCCTCAGCAATGTTACCACCAATCGCGACAGCCTTGGATAATCTTACCACCAACATAAGAATCTCAGCAAATGCTCTGATAGTTGACTGCATGTTCAGGAGATCTGCCATGCCAATGATACAACTTTCACTGTTTGTTGAAGCTGTCGCCTGCTGAACAGAGTCTGTCTGAGTTTGGTCGTCTATCAATACCTTGTGTGTCGGGAAACTAAATTCTTCGTCTTGTTTCAGTTTCGATAGTTGACCTGTGACCAAATGGCCAAAACGCTGAGACAATGACAAAACCGGAAGTCGAACTGCTTCCAAAACCCCCAAATAGTCGTCAGTAGATTCTTCCGAGTTGTCGGAAACTGAATTATTTGAAATGACCGCGTCTTCTATGCTGTATATGATATGAGCTTTGTATAGTTCCTCAAACGATGATTCGTGGTCTGATAAGTGTTCATCTGTGTTTTCATCGTCCTTCTCCATTGCCGCCACGGCACGAAAGTTGTGCTGTGTTGCATACGTTGCTTAGTGAACACTggcgattatgacgtcataaaagcATTGTCTAAGTTTTCGTCTCATTATCTCGTTTGTGACATAATAACCGAGTTCACCAAATGGACTACGTCTATAATTCATCTAGCGCACTTCATGGAATTTGCATATTTCCTGTTGGCATTCGtgttggctatgaatgccaactcaaatatgttcaatgcttatattttcatttgataacaattttatgttgaaaatcCCAAGatattttgcatctataatgtatatataatccaTTATCGTCAAAGACGGAACAGCCATTTTCAGTGAACGCTGGAAGGCCTAGGGGTACAATAaagtcacaatgataatgacgtcataataagcagATAGCAGTTCATAGACTGGTGAATGAAAACTGTGCTTGTTACATAGTGGGGCtgtaatgaaaatgtaaatatcccattttcaaatatgaagtttataaactttgataatgtttattttagtaTAGCCAATctgatccttataaccactccgttcaattaCGGAAACATAGTGATAAtaatgatatgtattttaataagattgagttttacaatgttttgGGTCTGTGCGATCATGATTTTATTCTTATAACTTAGTTTGAATTCTTGGATTTTTACGATGGTAACATGGTCCCAGAACAAATTGTGTTCTGTTTTGTTTATTCAGTAATCTTTAGAAGTGTAAAAACTTGGttcaaaagatgaaaaatattgaagacATAGATAGACACCTTGGCCGgtattttaaagatattttttatgaataaccGCCCAGGTAATGTGTGTTTAAAAACTAATAATGCAGTAGTATGTCGAAGAAGGAAATCTCCTGTGTCAAAGCACAAATAAGTTTCTGGGAAACAAGGAAAATTATGTCGTCTGCGGTTCCGGAATTTCGATTACGTGATTGATTGAGGTTTTAATTTTCAGTTATCtgttttaatgttgattgaTTAATGAGAAAAGGGAAATTTTAGAAATCAAACtatgtataaattataaaacGTAGTTGTTATTGAAATTACTTTTACTAATAAAAAGCAATGATAAAACTTCCAAATAAACCCAAGTTTGCATGTATTATTAGCAATGGTGAATTTCTCGATTTTAGTTGAACAGATGGGCGTCCTATATATTGGAACAAAAACTTACATTTAACTGTAAACATCACGATCATCATAGATAGCATATACATATGTCTATTTTGGTCGCAAACATTTTACCTCGCCTTGAATACATATAAATTCGACGTGTAATTTATTTTACGGATTGCAATATTCCATTTAATAATGAGTTTTTTTTCAGTAACTTCATAGAAGAAATGAATACCAATTTCTACAACTGTGATAGCCTTATCCACTGACTGATATTCACGGTattcattttcctttttttttcaagtacagtatattcaaaaatatcataattacgAATCGTTCGACCCAAGAATTCGAAGGAAATgctatttcatttcaaaatattttattggtaaaacaagaaatataaacataattataatataattcttAAAATAATAAAGCAATTTGAATGTACAACAGGCAATGCCTATATATAAATCCTTTCCAGTGCCCGGAAATGACAAAAACTagtatttttataaataaatataataaaggtgatgataaaaaagacttataacttatataatagacatgaaaaaaaaaattgatatgtaATAGCATACCCAAGCATGTCACAGAAGAGTGatatatacaaaagaaatacaaaaagtAGAGatagtataaaataaaattaataacgataaattaaatcatatgtatatataaaagtaGACAAACAATTTAGAAAAGAAAAAGTACACATATTAGAACTGGTATAGGAAATATAAACCAACACACTTCCACCCTCTCACACGATAGCCATGTATCTTTTAATGagttttgcaaatattgattttgtactcttataaataattgaaaataacaataatatgaaataacagtatacataataacacgaagtgttttttttagtttttaaaatcactatactattatatataaattttaaatctgttttttttttaaggaaATGCTATTTCATCATATATATCGTGCAATAGATATATTACAGTTGAAGTCCACACTAACACGGATGTTGAACACCACAGTGACTGTtactttttttccttttcatttAGTAACTAATTGTACCAATCAATCATTTTCTATTAAACCCAAACATAGTTTTAGTCATttgatacattataaatgtatgtCCTTTGTACTTTCATAAAGAAAATTTGCGTATTAGAACGTACATTCGATCTATTATATTATTTGAGACATTTAATTACAAACTTTCGCTaaataatgttgatattttacTGAATAACTATGAtcaattcattttgcttttgatatTGTTATTCGTAATTCTTTGATTTATTGTTTTCGGCTTAACTCTGTAGTAATAATTGAGTATTAAGGAGACCGGTCCAACCAGGTATGACACTTATCCCCAGGGCAACGGACAATTAAATTCACCTGCAAGACCACTGACCAGTGAGACGAGTTCTAAACGCCATCTGTCAAtctttgatgtttttgttttataagcatatatatatatatatatatatatatataaataaaaaagaacgatgtccatgtgatggtttccatatacataaaaaaaacacaactataaaacagttttttctccctagcgctttctcggctcaagccggtcttcaggggtttgaattcttttatttgtaaaacatgacgtcatagtacaatgacgtcatagtaagattacgtcatgacatggtacataaagatattgtgaatggttctggaagaaaataacaaaaacatgaggacgaaataaaaactaatatgaagttcctttgtcccgttctgaatttagcacaggtttcataagttgaatgaaatacctttctttattttctctttttaaaagatctgaATTGGACATTTGATaaattggtaaaataaaaaaaaaatatcattagcacacatatgacaatgttcgtttactgttaaatatctgagatggtctgttttggtttgttATCGGTGTAATATAACTCTCTTTCTCAATTCCATTCCTGTCTGACCAATATAAAAATCTGAGCATTTGCTACAAATAAGTGcgtatatgacatttttggatgtacaattcatattagttttaattttgaaattaaaaccatttttgaatgtataatttttacactctataataatatcacatgttttgcaACGCTTTTGCATACATTTAGTGACAGAAGTATCTTGCATTTTCGAATCAAATTTTGACgcacataaaatacgtttaaggtTTTTAGGCTGACgcttgcaatttattattttcttgttagataaaatcaatttcattctgtcgctatttttcatgtaatcttcacaaccttttacaattggaaaaatgttgtagttgtttggattaaaagtactgacaaaaggtattatatatatatgtgtgtgtgtgttatgcTTTGTAATCAGTTAGGGTCTAGGGCTCGGACGGCACGGGTCGATTTTCGGAAGCATCTTTGGTTTCATACTTTTAATCGAAATATATCACAAGGACGTGCGTTATATCCGTTGTGAAATATCCGCCACGGACTTTTCCATTTGAGCTCTGATATCCTGAGTACTGGGGAGAAAGGTATATGGAACTCCTTTGTGATGCCAAATTAGGCAATTAGTTCAAATTGTTGTAAAAATAGACATGTTACCTCAAAAATGATGGTCTTAAATTAATGTTAACATGTCAAACATCGTATTGAGCTAGTCTTTTCGCGCACAGTCTAGAAATTTAAAAAGGGCATTTCCCTTAATCTCTATATACTAATCCTACACCAgccatctatctgtcataatgtctaagtctggtgtcagggccagagtatctcaggctataAATTAATATACCCATGGTTAAACTAGATTTAACGAAACCATGCTCGATGATCCAATAGTCAAGAGGTTTCGACATTCCAAAAATTCCAGTTAAATAGTGTCcaaataaaactaaatatgaaatagattttaattttaaacagtGATTCATGTCAACTGGAAGTTCTAATACTAAATTCACGAAATTCAAATAATGGATCCCTCCacctaaaaaaaaacaaactttttatgACTACTTACGGTACTTTCATTGTATGTTCTAAAATTTTCCTGTAATGTTTAAAACCGAAAAAAAACGTCCTTTTACTTACCTTTGAAGTGCATTGGTTTTTGTAGCTTGAATTTTTTCAAGTTTTCCATTCCTGATAATAGACCACATAGATTTGcgtatgtatgtatacacaggAATAAAAGCAGATGCAAAGCTATTTATTGAATTCAGTAGTATTTTTAATGAACTCATGTGAACTCAGAAAACAATTATTACGTTACatacatgatatatatg of Argopecten irradians isolate NY chromosome 7, Ai_NY, whole genome shotgun sequence contains these proteins:
- the LOC138327137 gene encoding uncharacterized PE-PGRS family protein PE_PGRS54-like; this encodes MEKDDENTDEHLSDHESSFEELYKAHIIYSIEDAVISNNSVSDNSEESTDDYLGVLEAVRLPVLSLSQRFGHLVTGQLSKLKQDEEFSFPTHKVLIDDQTQTDSVQQATASTNSESCIIGMADLLNMQSTIRAFAEILMLVVRLSKAVAIGGNIAEEIHTTKALLEDVRAKFMTLEKEITRNFLSDENNSKRAVVNTVDKKEKFESEDELAKLQFSGRDRGSVYTDAQPRVRMTTPVESLSRLSGLFQQVKDTGGLSPETTLEQEQEKMAADMKNILSIVREMIDGISLQINLMEMNKRKASDTGSDTDTDQSSVIDLVTGDVNEAKTDGPCPDNTDKNQAEASPVVSNHSHISMDDLAVFFSALSHFASDSGISIGTSSVSRDGNDAATRAQEINANKTENPKELVGDNVQKHKSGLCDNLIGESDLESAGSNEEEARGVNGKGLNNIDNKISDNQDIDSTESSQHEVGDTGEGCNVCDHEVDQDGDLGCQESEIARTGSQHSCQDRTGVDKESYNGGTDSGQKMSESGTTGTHSGKGQVDGQELDPYGRNDLKSGQSENNGEEISGVGQFNDHGGTDAKEVDKHASDDHELNLGGSGYNELGKDKGEVAADESSDRSRNDEDQESGQGEAGGDMELLHSEDGGRMKSDQGETNGVQELDLGRAGGGQELNQDVTGGGQESGSGGVSSGQESGQGRADCSQQSGQDGAGCGQESDQGGAGGGQESGQGKAGGGPDSGQGGDGDSQELLQSENGGRLEPGQGGVCHVEESVQGESNGVQESDSGRADGGQKFGQGGTGCSQQSGQGEEGGGVEVGQNNFVGGQEPGQGGTGVDQESEQGGAGGGQYSGQSGTDGGEKSDQGKSESGQQSGHGTARGGEELGQGGTGGSGQDSGQSRTGSGEESSQGQTDGVQESGQDRAGGGQEPGQGGEYGGQESSQDGAGGGLHSGQGGTGSGGQESSQGGTSYSEESGQGRACVDKESGQGKSFGDQESGQDETGCSRQSGQGGAGGDEESDQGGACDGEKSGKGGARDGQESGHGKSVGGQESGPDGGEGGQQPGQGGIGGSKESGQNVAGGGQESGQGKYVAGQESGQGGTCGGQESGQGGTGGCQETGQGKSVAGEESGQGGTGGGQESGQGKFVGNQESGQGGTGGSHESGQYGTGCGQQSGQGRTGGSGQDSGQSRTGSGEESSQGQTDGVQESGQDRAGGGQEPGQGGEYGGQESSQDGAGGGLHSGQGGTGSGGQESSQGGTSYSEESGQGRACVDKESCQGKSVGDQESGQDETGCCRQSGQGGAGGGEELDQGGACDGEKSGKGGARGGQESGHGKSVGGQESGPDGGEGGQQPGQGGIGGSKESGQNVAGGGQESGQGKSVAGQESGQGGTCGGQESGQGGTGGGQESGQGKFVGNQESGQGKSVAGEESGQGGTGGGQESGQGKFVGNQESGQGGTGGSHESGQYGTGCGQQSGQGRVGGDEESGQGGAGGGEESSQGGTGGCQESGQDGIGSGQESGQGETGSGQGRAGGGEESGQGGTGGGQESGQDGAGGGQKLGQGKTDGGQKSGKGGAENHRSCQDRASNGPKSCQSGVDGQDRGKCGTKDQESEQAAASDQESNMSDTKIHESEQGNNDGHEMGKADVSGEGLGQTAIPNQEFEHSDISCHNKNRRETELDFGNEILRPRPSHSDTCISTGKRGRLQSLLSDGNEMAFIKKRKSQPDAQPQKTGNEQNLGKRLMQATCAAVSLAGLVGAMVKGPSGSPLLPALLDDMSRVLDLEYL